A region from the Dysidea avara chromosome 15, odDysAvar1.4, whole genome shotgun sequence genome encodes:
- the LOC136245876 gene encoding uncharacterized protein produces the protein MESLSEKCWVLRKTSSKFSCIPIDQGHEQSNELVKASGGAVGLTENPKAFRRWMVAGPEQARLLTEFESQFMEEENSWCKQHKQGLSAQDLFQKHANSMYQTMTDDFFLHENHPWPPSISEHGKLRLSNRKAELLSCLGGSFVEAPITFYAKIFDGPAVVHCLPTKVSTFEEYANEVFLPWTSQQLCLCDRIDIIWDQYVSGSLKESTKEKRGRGIRQKVQALRYHQFFFDFLQDNTNKAELFEFLTQKVSTHEYPSGKQVYITSGKSVICKGSNQPMQDCDHEEADTRICIHLHNSLERGAHNILVSIVDTDVIVLLISVYFQLNDAFSEFNVWVRFGTGNHMKFYDINSICEHLGEVKSKGLPFFHAFSGCDTTLQFLERGKNSAWEAWKAYPDVSEAFLFPLEHPYYILQLGSSEMKLIERYVCVLYDKTTSLCTVNELRKELFCKHSKTMETIPPTQCALLQHF, from the exons ATGGAATCACTTTCAGAAAAGTGCTGGGTGCTGAGAAAAACCAGTAGCAAATTCTCGTGCATTCCAATTGACCAGGGTCATGAGCAGAGCAATGAACTAGTAAAGGCATCTGGTGGAGCAGTTGGACTTACAGAAAACCCAAAAGCCTTTAGAAGATGGATGGTTGCAGGACCAGAACAAGCTAGATTACTGACTGAATTTGAGAGCCAGTTTATGGAAGAGGAGAATAGTTGGTGCAAGCAACATAAACAAGGTCTTTCTGCTCAAGACCTATTCCAGAAGCATGCAAACAGCATGTATCAAACCATGACAG ATGACTTCtttttgcatgaaaatcatCCTTGGCCTCCTTCTATTTCAGAGCATGGAAAGCTTCGCTTGTCCAATAGAAAAGCAGAATTATTGAGTTGCTTGGGTGGATCATTTGTGGAAGCTCCTATCACATTCTATGCTAAGATATTTGATGGCCCTGCTGTTGTCCACTGTCTTCCTACTAAGGTCAGTACATTTGAGGAATATGCCAATGAAGTGTTCTTGCCATGGACTAGTCAACAACTCTGTCTCTGTGACAGGATTGACATTATTTGGGATCAGTATGTATCTGGCAGTCTGAAAGAATCTACCAAAGAGAAGAGAGGCAGAGGCATTAGACAAAAGGTACAAGCCCTAAGATAccatcaatttttttttgacTTTCTTCAAGACAACACAAACAAAGCAGAATTGTTTGAATTTCTAACACAAAAGGTGTCAACTCATGAATATCCTAGTGGAAAGCAGGTTTACATTACTTCAG GAAAATCAGTCATTTGTAAAGGAAGTAATCAGCCTATGCAGGACTGTGATCACGAAGAGGCTGACACAAGGATATGTATTCATCTGCATAATTCTCTTGAAAGAGGAGCCCACAACATCCTGGTCAGCATAGTTGATACAGATGTCATTGTCTTGCTAATCAGCGTTTACTTCCAACTCAACGATGCATTCTCAGAATTCAATGTTTGGGTCAGGTTTGGAACTGGCAACCATATGAAATTTTATGATATCAATTCTATCTGTGAACATCTTGGAGAAGTAAAATCCAAAGGCCTGCCTTTCTTCCATGCTTTTTCAGGCTGTGATACCACATTGCAGTTTCTTGAAAGAGGGAAAAATTCAGCCTGGGAAGCATGGAAGGCATATCCAGATGTTTCAGAGGCCTTCCTCTTTCCCCTAGAGCATCCATATTACATCCTACAGTTGGGATCCTCTGAAATGAAGCTGATTGAGCGATATGTGTGTGTCTTGTATGATAAAACAACTTCACTCTGCACCGTCAATGAGCTACGGAAGGAATTGTTTTGTAAGCACTCAAAGACAATGGAAACCATTCCACCAACACAG TGTGCTCTTCTTCAACACTTTTAA